In Halobacteria archaeon AArc-dxtr1, the sequence GTATCGCTGCAAAATACGTCGAGGCAGGACACAACGTGACCTTTCTCTCGGTGACCGATGGCAGTGCGGGCCATCACGAGATGGATCGTGAGGAACTGGCCGCTCGACGAAAACGAGAGACCGAGGCCGTCGCCGAAACACTCGGCATATCGTACGACGTGTTCGACATTCCCGACGGCTGTCTCGAGCCGACACTCGAGAATCGGCGACGGCTCGTTCGGTTCATTCGCGAGATCGAGCCGGATCTCGTCCTCGGGCCACGCCCGAACGATTACCACCCAGACCACCGCTACTGTGCGCAATTGCTCCGAGACGCTGCATACATGCTGATCGTTCCGAACGTCTGCCCAGAGACGCCAGCCCTCGCCGAGAACCCGGTGTTTGGGTACATTGCCGATCACTTTCAAAAGCCCGCGCCGTTCGAGCCGGACATCGTCCTCGACGTCTCTGACGTTGAACAACGAAAGCTCGATGCGCTGCACTGCCACGAGTCACAGGTGTACGAGTGGCTCCCGTTCACGTTCGACGAAATCGACGACGTTCCCGACGGCGCCCAGGAACGTCGTCGGTGGCTCGCAAACGACGGGCTGAGTCACCTAGTCGAGCACACCGAAATGAACGTCGCGGATCGCTTCCGCGGGCAGCTCACAGAGCGGTACGGCGACGAACGCGGTAGTGCAGTCACGCACGCCGAGGCCGTAGAGATCTCCCCCTACGGTGCGCCGCTGACGGACGAGCGAAGTAACGAGCTATTTTTCTTCTAGTTCGATCTTCGTACTGCGTCGTGTTGGCTCACATACGAGACCGAAACTACTGTGAGATACCCTGCCAGACATTCCGCAATTCGTCTCGTGGATCGCGAAACGACCTGCAAGAGCAACTAGGGGAGATCTGCAACTGTCCGGAGAATCGTCCGCCGACACTCGTCAATGGTCGCAACCATCTCGAGACTGTCGCTCAACACCGGAAAGGTCACATCCATGTCGTGATAGAGCCAGGTATGAACCGCAAACAGGCCGGCCCGTGGAAACCGGCTGTTCAGCCGGTGGATCTCTCGCTGGCGCCTCTCTAAGAGATTCTCACAGCGTCGCCTTTCACGTCGAAGCGCCCGATCATGATCGACTAGTTCCGAGAGTGGTTCCTCGAGGAGTGTCGGTGCTGTGACCTCGTCGATACCGTCAGTTACCTCTCGCAACGCTTCGCGAGCGCCCGTTATGGAGCTGCGTTCGCGATCGAACGTTTCGATCATCTCTTCGCGTCGTTGTGCAGCCGCGCGCGCTTGTTGGACGAGCACTCGTTGAAGCGTTCTATTGAATTGGTGACCATCGAGAACCGCTTCAGCGACTTCATCGCCGAGCTCTGCCGACATGTTCTCGCGGAGGGACTGCCCAAAATTGACCTCGTACTTTGGAACATCCATTACGGTGTTTCGGTACTGATCTCGGACGTTCTGTAACTGATTGGTTGTGGAACTGGCACTCATCGATCCGGAGACAGCTACGTGCACGCGTTTCTGGGGTGGCATCGACAGCGTCTGCACCTCGTCGGTGAACGTAGCGAACGCATCACGCTCCGCTACCAGATACGACCGCTCGCGGTCGATGGCTGTGAGGGCTTCGGATACGTTACCAGTCATAGCTCTCCCCTGAGAAGTGTCGTCGGTTCGCAACACCAGTTAGGAGACGTGACGTACTCACTGCGCCGTCCGCTGAGAGCACGTGTACCCGATTCAACCGACGTCACTGCCCCCACTGCGATCAGGAGCACGGTACACAACAGACACCCGATACTGTTCCCCTCGATATGCTGAGTAGTATCTAATTGTATCGAGTCCCCGATCATACCAGTCGTTGTGGCTAATCAGTAATAATACTACTCCAAACAGCCCCATAATGAACAGGAACTCGTCCTCTCTGAGAGGATCAGGATCGGCGACTCGATCACACTCTCCTCAATTCATCTGGCCCCTGGATAGCTCTATCTGTCGATATCTGTTGTCTCTTGTTTCGGAACTGTGCTTCCGGCCTCCGGTGCGTTCTCCATCCGTTAGCAACGACGAGGTATATGTAGGGCGAGACATCCCTATCCACAGACCCAATAAACCAGAGCAGATCGCATAAATGACAGAGTCAGAATATAGTATTTTAGATGTCAGTTGTGAATGTGTATGGAGATCTCAGTACCTTTTCATCAAGTCGGTGTTGTGAACTATCCGCGGCAGAGGTCCAGGAGCTAGCCGCAATTCACGTCTTCGGTAGCGAACCCGCCAATGACGACGCCGAGTTTACGATGATTTGTCCGGATGCTCTAGTTCGGGCAGTTGGTGAACGCCGACCCCACAAGTTCTACGTCGATTCTCAGGTCGAAGACGAGGACAGAACAATGGTGAAGACGACGCTGATCGATCACGAGGGCGTCTGGGTGAGCGACGAACAGCAGTGGTAGACGTTCACCGATACAGACGGCTGTATTCCGTCTTCTGTGTCTCTGTGGCTCCGTCCGCGGGTACACCGTTTCGAGTCAGCTCACTTCCGGTCGACGAGTTCTTCGTACCGCGCGCCAGTTTGTTTCAGCGTCTCCGTCGAGTAGAGGCGTTCGTGAGTGACTGGCAGATACTCGGCGGCCAGCTCGTCGATCTTGGCGTCGACGGCCTCGGGGTCGCGGCCGTGAATCATGGTAAAGAGATTGTAGGGCCAGTCGAGCTCCGGGCGCCGCGGCCGGTGGTAACAGAGCGTGACGTAGGGCAGCCCGCCGGCGCGCTCGCCGCGCTCGTCTAGCTCCTCGTCGGGGACGTCCCAGACGACCATGCAGTTTGCGTCGAAACCCGTCACGAGGTGATTGACGATACAGCCGATGCGCTTGATGCAACCGTTCCCGCGTAGCCGCTCGATCGCGCGCAGGACGTCCTCGACCGGTACGTCAAGTTCTGCCGCCACGTCTCTGTACGGCGTCGTCGAGAGCGGGAATCCGTCTTGAATCGACAGCAGCAGCTCGCTTTCGAAGGCGGAAAGATCGCTCGTCGCCGACTCGCTGATTCGGGTCGCCGAGGCGTCCGTCCCGGCTGCCCTCGAGACGGCGTCGGGTTGGCCATCGGTTGCGTCCCCATCGGCGCCCGACACCAGGCTCTCGCGCGCGAATCGGTCCGCGTTGACGACCGGGAACTCGAGGTCGATATAATAGTCCGTCAGCATCGGAAGGACGAGGACGGCACAGCCCGTTCGCGCCTCGATCTCCGCGAGAATCTCGTCGCGTCGCTCACGCGAGCCGGCGGTGACGACGAACCACATGTTCCACTCGTGGTCGCGGGCGTAGTTGTGGTTGACCTGTCGATATCCGTTGATTACGTCCGCGATCTCGTCGAATCGATCCTCGGGTGCGCGGACAGCCGCGAGCGTCGAGGAGCCGATCACCGGCGGATTCAATACCGGTCCAAATCGGCGCAGGATGCCGGCCGACCGCAGCTCCCGGACCCGTTCGATCGCCTCGTCCTCGTCGACGCCCAGCTCCTCGCCCACCTGGTGGAAGGGGCGCTCCGTGATCGGAAAGCCGCTCTGGTACCCGTCGACGATTGCGGCGTCGACGTCGTCTATCGACGAGTCCCAGTCGGCCGACGGCGTGGTCATTAGCGGCCCTAGGGAGGTCGACACCCTATCGCTTTCGGCTTCGCGTGCAGCGCCGATTCCGTCGGCGCCCCTCCGCTCGTGCCGGCCGAAGCGGGATGTTTTTGCGCCGTGCCCCGAAACTATCGTACATGGCGACAGCAACTCAGGAGTTCGGCGAATGGCCGCTCAAGCGGCTGATGACCGAGGTCGTCGGGACGGGGACGAAATCCGCAGAGGACATGTCCCGCGAGCAGGCGAGCGAGGCGTTCGAGCGCATCCTCGCGGGCGAGCCCGACGAGACGACCCTCGGCGCGTTCTGGCTGGCCAACCGGTGGAAGCACAACACGCCCACGGAGCTCGCGGCGTACACCGACGTCATGCGCGCAGAGAGCGTCGTGACAGCCGAACCCGACTGCGATCCGATCGACTGCGGGGCGAACTACGACGGCAAGCACACCTCAGCCCTGCTCGGCGTCGGTGCCGGAGTCGTCGCCGCCGCGGCCGGCACGCCGGTCGTGACTCACTCGGGCGACCGCGTGCCAACCCAGAAGGCCACCGCCTACAAGCACGTCTTGGACGAACTCGGCGTTCGCACCGAACTCGAACCCGCGGAGAGCGCCGAGATGGTCGACGAGACCGGCTTTGGCTTCTACTACCAGCCGGCGTTCAACCCGGGCGTCGATGCCCTCTGGGACCGGCGCGACCAGATGGGCGTTCGCACGTTCGTCAACACTGTCGAGACGATCGCCAACCCGGCGAACGCCGACGTCCACCTCGGCTCCTTCTACCACCTCGCGTTCGCGAAGAAGATGACCCAGACGATCGAAGGCAGCGAGGCACTCGACTTCTCGCGGGTGATCATGTTCCAGGGGATGGAAGGCTACGACGATATCCGTCCCGGCTACACCAAGGTCGCCGAGTGGGACGCGGGCGACGACGAGCCAACGTTCGAAGACTACGAGATCGAGACGCCGGAGTTCGGCATCGACCTGGAGAGTGAGGATCTCGAAGTCGATGACGTCGACGCCGACTCAGCCCGGATCACCGAGGAGGTTCTCTCGGGCGAGCGAGATGACCAGTTCGCGGACGCGATCCGGCTGAACGGCGCGTTCCGGATCTACGCCCGCGGCGACGTCGACTCTCTCGAGGAGGGGCTCGAGACCGCGGCCGCAGTTATCGAAGACGGCAGTGCCGAGGCGGTGCTCGAGGACCTGAAAACGTTCTAATCCTCTCGGCTTTTCCCGCGCTCAGCTCTTCGCTCTCTCTCCCCCGTCTTCGGCTTTCACGTCGGCGACGCTCGCGAGCTGGTCGCCCGCGACGACCGTCGCCTCCCTCGTCAGCGCGTACAGAACTCCATCCCGATCAGCTGTGGCCTCGTCAAGTGGCTCGTAACTCGTCGGATCGTACACCGTTCCGAGGCTCGTTCCGGCGGTGACACGCTCCCCGACAGCAAGATCGGGGTTCGGCCGAAAGAGGCCGGACGCATCGGCGTCGACTGCGCCGATGTGGTTGCGGGCGATGGTCAGCTCCCGATTCGGTACCTCTCCAGGGAGCATCTCGAGTTCGCACAAGACGTCACACAGCCCGTCGACGCCCGCCTCGACCACGTCTTCGATAATCTGTTTGTTGTGTGCGAGTTCGGGCGTGATCGTCGGAATTCCTTCCCGCGCGGCGACGACCCGAAACTTGCCTGCGAACCCCCGCTTGTGCCACTCCTCGGGTGCGTCTTCGTCGGCGCGCTCGGCGAGCAGCAGGTCGGTCCCGAAGGCCGTCGCCAGCCGTCGGGAGTCCTCGTCGCCGTTCAGGTAGATGACGTGGGGGTACATATCGGGGCTGCCGGTGTGGAGGTCGACCGCGGCGTCGGCGTCGCGAACGTACTCCCAGA encodes:
- a CDS encoding PIG-L family deacetylase, translated to MTEQTHLLVVGAHPDDCEIKAGGIAAKYVEAGHNVTFLSVTDGSAGHHEMDREELAARRKRETEAVAETLGISYDVFDIPDGCLEPTLENRRRLVRFIREIEPDLVLGPRPNDYHPDHRYCAQLLRDAAYMLIVPNVCPETPALAENPVFGYIADHFQKPAPFEPDIVLDVSDVEQRKLDALHCHESQVYEWLPFTFDEIDDVPDGAQERRRWLANDGLSHLVEHTEMNVADRFRGQLTERYGDERGSAVTHAEAVEISPYGAPLTDERSNELFFF
- a CDS encoding Lrp/AsnC family transcriptional regulator, which translates into the protein MTTPSADWDSSIDDVDAAIVDGYQSGFPITERPFHQVGEELGVDEDEAIERVRELRSAGILRRFGPVLNPPVIGSSTLAAVRAPEDRFDEIADVINGYRQVNHNYARDHEWNMWFVVTAGSRERRDEILAEIEARTGCAVLVLPMLTDYYIDLEFPVVNADRFARESLVSGADGDATDGQPDAVSRAAGTDASATRISESATSDLSAFESELLLSIQDGFPLSTTPYRDVAAELDVPVEDVLRAIERLRGNGCIKRIGCIVNHLVTGFDANCMVVWDVPDEELDERGERAGGLPYVTLCYHRPRRPELDWPYNLFTMIHGRDPEAVDAKIDELAAEYLPVTHERLYSTETLKQTGARYEELVDRK
- a CDS encoding anthranilate phosphoribosyltransferase; this translates as MATATQEFGEWPLKRLMTEVVGTGTKSAEDMSREQASEAFERILAGEPDETTLGAFWLANRWKHNTPTELAAYTDVMRAESVVTAEPDCDPIDCGANYDGKHTSALLGVGAGVVAAAAGTPVVTHSGDRVPTQKATAYKHVLDELGVRTELEPAESAEMVDETGFGFYYQPAFNPGVDALWDRRDQMGVRTFVNTVETIANPANADVHLGSFYHLAFAKKMTQTIEGSEALDFSRVIMFQGMEGYDDIRPGYTKVAEWDAGDDEPTFEDYEIETPEFGIDLESEDLEVDDVDADSARITEEVLSGERDDQFADAIRLNGAFRIYARGDVDSLEEGLETAAAVIEDGSAEAVLEDLKTF
- a CDS encoding succinylglutamate desuccinylase/aspartoacylase family protein — its product is MTSGTHTAEELVLERLPSGVSISTTVHTYEGATEGPTLYVQAAQHGREVNGAEVLRRFHDRLSLADLTGTVIAVPVANPLTFDRVSYTTPEAFDSVAPNMNRVWPGDEEGTLHQRMAARLWEYVRDADAAVDLHTGSPDMYPHVIYLNGDEDSRRLATAFGTDLLLAERADEDAPEEWHKRGFAGKFRVVAAREGIPTITPELAHNKQIIEDVVEAGVDGLCDVLCELEMLPGEVPNRELTIARNHIGAVDADASGLFRPNPDLAVGERVTAGTSLGTVYDPTSYEPLDEATADRDGVLYALTREATVVAGDQLASVADVKAEDGGERAKS